Proteins from one Sphingomonas sp. HF-S4 genomic window:
- a CDS encoding copper resistance protein B, with translation MSLFLGALLLASSSQCAPEHAAMGHCTMPAADKPKAATPKAAPKPKAAKPRPAAKPKPKPAAKTSTRSAPAPSPTAAPIAAPVDPSCPPEHAAMGHCAPKTSAPAAQSVVPPPAATSAAAAVNDPDCPPEHAAMGHCTPKASPPAGAPASMATGGTALPAGNAPAPAAPAANYADRVWGREAMTPARTAMHREHGGMSFSQLMLNLAEVQLRNGRDGYRWDGEFWYGGDINRLTIKSEGEGTFREDAEGEVQALYSRAIGPYFNLQAGVRQDFAPGPDRTYATIGFEGLAPYWFDVEGALFLSDKGDVFGRLEGYYDQRITQRLVLQPRVEFNLSAQDVPLSGLGSGLSDAEAGLRLRYEIKREFAPYVGVSWERQFGDTARFSRARGEGTGGFSFVAGVRTWF, from the coding sequence ATGAGCCTCTTCCTCGGCGCCCTCCTCCTCGCTTCCTCCAGCCAGTGCGCACCGGAGCACGCGGCGATGGGCCACTGCACGATGCCCGCAGCCGACAAGCCGAAGGCGGCGACGCCCAAGGCAGCGCCGAAGCCGAAGGCGGCAAAGCCCAGGCCTGCGGCCAAGCCGAAGCCGAAGCCTGCGGCGAAGACGTCGACGCGTTCGGCACCGGCGCCAAGCCCGACTGCGGCACCGATAGCCGCACCCGTCGACCCGTCGTGCCCACCCGAACATGCGGCTATGGGGCACTGTGCGCCCAAAACCTCGGCTCCTGCCGCGCAGTCCGTCGTGCCCCCGCCGGCTGCTACTTCCGCAGCGGCAGCCGTGAACGATCCGGACTGTCCACCCGAGCATGCCGCCATGGGTCACTGCACGCCAAAGGCATCCCCGCCGGCCGGCGCCCCGGCGTCGATGGCCACGGGGGGTACAGCGCTGCCCGCCGGGAACGCACCTGCGCCCGCGGCGCCCGCGGCGAACTACGCTGACCGGGTCTGGGGCCGCGAGGCGATGACCCCCGCGCGCACGGCGATGCATCGGGAGCATGGCGGCATGTCCTTCTCCCAGCTCATGCTGAACCTCGCGGAGGTACAGCTCCGAAACGGGCGTGACGGCTACAGGTGGGACGGCGAGTTCTGGTATGGCGGCGACATCAACCGGCTGACCATCAAGAGCGAGGGCGAGGGCACGTTCCGCGAGGATGCGGAAGGCGAGGTCCAGGCGCTCTATAGCCGCGCCATCGGACCCTATTTCAACCTGCAGGCCGGTGTGCGCCAGGACTTCGCGCCCGGCCCGGACCGCACCTATGCCACGATCGGGTTCGAAGGCCTCGCGCCATATTGGTTCGACGTCGAGGGTGCGCTGTTCCTGTCCGACAAGGGCGACGTGTTCGGGCGGCTCGAAGGCTATTACGATCAGCGCATCACCCAGCGGCTGGTGCTGCAGCCGCGCGTCGAGTTCAACCTGTCGGCGCAGGACGTGCCACTCAGCGGGTTGGGCTCGGGACTGAGCGACGCGGAGGCCGGGCTGCGCCTGCGCTACGAGATCAAGCGCGAGTTCGCGCCCTATGTCGGTGTGTCATGGGAACGCCAGTTCGGCGACACGGCGCGGTTCAGCCGGGCACGTGGCGAGGGCACCGGCGGGTTCAGCTTCGTGGCGGGCGTCAGGACGTGGTTTTGA
- a CDS encoding DUF305 domain-containing protein yields the protein MNKVLTAAVAIGVMATAATAQQQDHSAHAKMMKPTASNPYGPAEMKMHERMMGAAGADATETWVRKMIEHHRGGVETSQIVLRESRDPKVRQMASKTITDQNHEIGELQAWLRSHGKRAQ from the coding sequence ATGAACAAGGTTCTCACCGCCGCCGTCGCCATCGGCGTCATGGCGACCGCCGCAACGGCCCAGCAGCAGGACCATTCGGCCCACGCAAAGATGATGAAGCCCACGGCTTCCAATCCATACGGGCCCGCCGAGATGAAGATGCATGAGCGCATGATGGGCGCGGCGGGTGCGGATGCGACCGAGACCTGGGTGCGCAAGATGATTGAGCACCACCGCGGCGGCGTCGAGACGTCCCAGATCGTCCTTCGAGAATCTCGCGATCCCAAGGTGCGCCAGATGGCGTCGAAGACCATCACCGACCAGAACCACGAGATCGGCGAGCTTCAGGCGTGGCTGCGCAGCCACGGCAAGCGCGCCCAATGA
- a CDS encoding DUF411 domain-containing protein — translation MPMNRLRLIAAAFAFAVPAAAIAADPVLMHRDPGCPCCEKWAQQVKAQFGRAVRIVDDAERQAFMKQRRVPADLASCHTAIIDGMTFEGHVPIADMKRALATRPKGVSGLAVPGMPMGSPGMEMPGMKADHFEVVAFGPGRRRVFARH, via the coding sequence ATGCCCATGAACCGTCTTCGCTTGATCGCCGCCGCCTTCGCTTTCGCCGTGCCCGCTGCGGCGATCGCTGCCGACCCGGTGCTGATGCACCGCGATCCAGGCTGCCCGTGCTGCGAGAAATGGGCGCAGCAGGTGAAGGCGCAGTTCGGCCGAGCGGTGCGCATCGTCGATGACGCGGAGCGCCAGGCATTCATGAAGCAGCGACGCGTGCCTGCGGATCTCGCCTCCTGCCATACCGCGATCATCGACGGCATGACCTTCGAGGGACATGTGCCGATCGCGGACATGAAGCGCGCCCTGGCAACCCGGCCGAAAGGCGTGAGCGGCCTCGCGGTCCCAGGGATGCCGATGGGTTCGCCGGGGATGGAGATGCCCGGAATGAAGGCCGACCATTTCGAAGTGGTGGCGTTCGGGCCGGGTCGCCGACGCGTCTTCGCGCGTCATTGA
- a CDS encoding SOS response-associated peptidase family protein codes for MKASPFESEAPLGTRRAIIRRNPDNMQAVEMIEAAWGMQLGDDAAKPFKFLRAEGKQFRTHRCLVPASEFQIKNGDRRFRVTLEDGNFFYLAGMWQPPVGDRPTSFAIVTIEANPDVFFYQERQGAVLLRRQNMAWLDLTVPQEELLVALPSRSFAIEEIPPRQPELRQAELAF; via the coding sequence ATGAAAGCGAGTCCCTTCGAGTCGGAAGCGCCTCTCGGCACCCGTCGCGCCATCATCCGGCGCAACCCGGATAACATGCAAGCGGTCGAGATGATCGAGGCGGCGTGGGGCATGCAGCTGGGCGACGACGCAGCCAAGCCGTTCAAGTTCCTCCGCGCCGAGGGCAAGCAGTTCCGGACCCATCGTTGTCTGGTCCCCGCGAGCGAGTTCCAGATCAAGAATGGCGACCGGCGGTTCCGCGTCACGCTCGAGGACGGCAACTTCTTCTATCTCGCCGGCATGTGGCAGCCGCCGGTAGGCGACCGGCCGACGAGCTTCGCGATCGTCACGATCGAGGCCAATCCGGACGTGTTCTTCTACCAGGAGCGGCAGGGCGCGGTGCTGCTGCGTCGCCAGAACATGGCGTGGCTCGACCTTACCGTACCCCAGGAAGAGCTGCTCGTGGCGCTGCCTTCGCGCAGCTTCGCGATCGAGGAGATCCCCCCGCGTCAGCCTGAGCTCCGGCAGGCAGAGCTGGCATTCTGA
- a CDS encoding SOS response-associated peptidase: protein MCNDYRLEVDIASIMEDFDDLEIKIDLPEGTPNVAAREDIKITDTAPIVRSGGRGGELVNRRWSWPGPGGKPVYNFRAEGREFGSNRCLILADGFYEFTKPEDPKQKRQDKWLFTMAGHRWFCIAGIWRESPQGEAFTMLTLEPGKDVAPYHSRQVAVLPRDRWAAWLDPQVPAQEVLGILPKGSLEVTRVYPPFPAQAALL from the coding sequence ATGTGCAATGACTACCGGCTGGAGGTCGATATCGCCTCGATCATGGAGGACTTCGACGACCTCGAGATCAAGATTGACCTCCCCGAGGGCACACCTAACGTCGCGGCGCGCGAGGACATCAAGATCACCGACACTGCGCCGATCGTCCGGAGCGGCGGCCGCGGCGGCGAATTGGTGAACCGGCGCTGGAGCTGGCCGGGACCAGGAGGCAAGCCGGTGTACAATTTCCGCGCCGAGGGCCGCGAGTTCGGCTCGAACCGGTGCCTGATCCTCGCCGACGGGTTCTATGAGTTCACCAAGCCCGAGGACCCCAAGCAGAAGCGCCAGGACAAATGGCTCTTCACCATGGCTGGGCACCGCTGGTTCTGCATCGCCGGCATCTGGCGGGAGAGCCCGCAAGGGGAAGCCTTTACGATGCTGACGCTTGAGCCCGGCAAGGACGTCGCCCCCTATCACTCGCGACAGGTCGCGGTGCTGCCGCGCGACCGCTGGGCAGCGTGGCTTGATCCGCAAGTGCCGGCCCAGGAGGTACTGGGCATTCTGCCGAAGGGCAGCCTCGAGGTAACCCGGGTCTATCCGCCCTTTCCCGCTCAGGCAGCGCTGCTTTGA
- a CDS encoding DUF1810 domain-containing protein, whose protein sequence is MSGSESLDRFVEAQAPVYATALSEIRRGAKRSHWMWFIFPQLAGLGRSETARFFGIRSLAEAQAYLDHPVLGRRYMECVEALQDLRISDPVAVFGAVDAMKLRSSLTLFETARSTPLFAAALDRWFGGERDAQTLKQSGE, encoded by the coding sequence TTGTCGGGTTCGGAATCGCTCGACCGATTCGTGGAAGCGCAAGCACCGGTCTATGCCACCGCGCTTTCCGAGATCCGGCGTGGTGCCAAGCGCTCTCACTGGATGTGGTTCATCTTCCCCCAGCTCGCCGGACTCGGGCGCAGCGAGACAGCCCGCTTCTTCGGCATCCGCTCGCTTGCGGAGGCGCAGGCCTATCTGGATCACCCCGTGCTCGGACGCCGGTACATGGAATGTGTCGAAGCACTTCAAGACCTGCGCATCAGCGATCCTGTCGCGGTCTTCGGAGCGGTCGACGCGATGAAATTGCGCTCGTCGCTGACATTGTTCGAGACCGCGCGGTCAACGCCGCTGTTCGCGGCCGCGCTCGATCGTTGGTTCGGTGGCGAGCGCGATGCCCAGACGCTCAAACAATCGGGAGAGTGA
- a CDS encoding SIR2 family protein, translated as MAKPKAKVKKPAKPSPSGVKAKQVIDPAVETFVGIVNNLTYKNGENAPATPLRNLTFWVGAGFSKAWNPKFPTSAELFRLGGREADKIADPGALSRTFGVDMFEGLDFDRVRALVYQLDMQARYPDVRSRYVDDQNIKAIRSALAAALVAKFVELTGMQPFDRNAAKFRIKDATPEQREIVAFFNDLEHRDDGSQDTVEGLRTHFISTNYDNVIETILDNIIGEDDSTFIYGYRGVTPVEIEGMAPAKVMHDHWLVRQLIKINGGFEILRHGDGFVFNYENRSPSQIAANPPVVMLPSREQDYSDSYFRAVFPKAVRLLRETTVLVIVGYSLPDDDALMRFILRQFAEEPEDGREKILFYIDPSDSATKRKRLDMVFPLREGRYPTVVSFNGKFNDFVSQYLRAQAKIAKARKRRLNRHLSS; from the coding sequence ATGGCCAAGCCAAAGGCGAAGGTAAAAAAGCCCGCTAAACCCAGCCCCTCAGGTGTGAAAGCGAAGCAGGTGATCGATCCCGCCGTTGAGACCTTCGTCGGTATCGTCAACAATCTGACCTACAAGAACGGCGAGAATGCACCGGCCACCCCACTTCGCAACCTTACCTTCTGGGTCGGTGCGGGCTTTTCGAAGGCGTGGAATCCAAAGTTTCCTACAAGCGCAGAGCTGTTTCGTCTGGGTGGCCGGGAAGCCGACAAGATCGCCGATCCCGGCGCTCTGTCCCGAACGTTTGGGGTCGATATGTTCGAAGGACTCGATTTCGATCGCGTTCGGGCTCTTGTTTATCAGCTCGACATGCAGGCGCGCTATCCGGACGTGCGCTCACGGTATGTCGACGACCAGAATATCAAGGCAATCCGTTCAGCCCTTGCAGCGGCGCTCGTCGCCAAGTTCGTCGAGCTCACGGGCATGCAGCCGTTCGACCGGAACGCCGCCAAGTTTCGAATCAAGGACGCGACGCCTGAACAGCGAGAGATCGTGGCTTTCTTCAATGACCTCGAGCATCGGGATGATGGCTCGCAGGACACGGTCGAGGGACTCCGCACCCACTTCATCTCTACCAATTACGACAATGTGATTGAAACCATCCTCGACAACATCATCGGCGAGGACGACAGCACATTCATCTATGGATATCGCGGCGTGACCCCCGTTGAAATCGAGGGGATGGCGCCTGCCAAGGTCATGCATGACCATTGGCTCGTTCGGCAGCTCATCAAGATCAACGGGGGTTTCGAGATCCTGCGCCACGGGGACGGCTTCGTCTTCAATTACGAGAATCGGTCGCCGTCGCAGATCGCAGCCAATCCACCGGTCGTCATGCTTCCCTCGCGGGAGCAGGATTACAGCGACAGCTACTTCCGTGCGGTGTTTCCCAAGGCGGTCCGGCTGCTACGCGAAACGACGGTCCTGGTGATCGTAGGCTACAGCTTGCCAGACGATGACGCGCTCATGCGCTTCATTCTAAGGCAGTTCGCCGAAGAACCGGAAGATGGGCGGGAGAAAATCCTGTTCTACATCGATCCATCTGACTCGGCGACGAAGCGGAAGAGGCTCGATATGGTCTTTCCGCTGCGCGAGGGCCGGTACCCGACGGTTGTTTCAT